The Deltaproteobacteria bacterium DNA segment GGGTTTGTGAGGTAGGGATCTCGGGATTTTTTTCCTTAGATCTCCCCTGCTTGCCTGTAGCTCGGGTTGAAATCCATCTTAGGGACTCCAGGTGTATATCAGAGGGGATGAGATAGGGAAAGGATCCCAAGGGGAGGTAAATGAGAGACCTCTTCTGCAGATAAGAGGAGACCTCCTGGGTATCTCTTTTCAGTCTCTTTAGCTCCTCTAATCGCCCTTTGCGCTGCTGAAGGAGGCCCTCCATACTCTCCAGGACAGCCCTTTTCGCCGCCAATATCCCCATTTCCTCCTTCACTTTGGACCATACCCCCCAAACCCACACCAATGAGAGGATAATCATGAGGGTCAAAAAGAGGCTCAACGGAGGGGAAACCTTCCCAAGCTTCCTACCCAGTTCAACCTCTTTGGGGATGAGGGAGAGGAGACTGGGAACGGCCTTTATCCCTTCGGCCAAGAGGTCAAGAGGACCCTTCTCAGGCCAAAGAGACACAGCCAAGGGGACAACCTCTAAAGAGACCCTTACCTCTTCCTCTATCCTCTTTCCTAGTTTTTCATCAAGCCAAGGGGGTGAGGAGATGGCCTGCATCCACTCGCAAGGTATCTTGTATTTTTGTTGAAGGTAAAACATAGACCTCTTAATCTCCAACACCAACTCCTCAGCAAGGCCCTCTTTCCCTGGAGGAAGGGCCAATTCGAAGATACGGTAGAACAAAAACGACCCCTCTTGAAAAAAGAGGACGTAGACCTTTTTACCCTCGAAGAAGATATGACACCCCCCTCCCCTCTTTTCTACATCCCTCCCCCTCTCTATCAGGAGATCCAGGGGAGTTATGATCCTTTGTAGTCTCAACCCCTTGTTTTTGAAAGTAGATAGAAGGGAGGAACCCAAGTCCCTGGAGATGACGGCCAGCAGATAAAAATCCTCGTCTTTTCCCTTCCCCACCAAGCGCCACTTATAGATGATTTGAGAAGCAGGTTGTCCGGCCAAACCCTCTGCCTCGTGCATCATGACCCTCTGGAGCTGGATCTTGGCAGAAGAAGGAAGGGAGATAACATTATATTGGACATCCTCGTCAGCGAGGAGGAGATAGCCATTCCCCCTAGGCCCCAAATAGGGGAGGTCCTCCAGGCTGGATTCAATCCTCTGAAGGAATTTGCTGCCCGCAAAGACCAGGCCGTAGACCTTCCCTGCTTTGAGGTAGAGGAGATACAATCTTTTTTCCTGGGACTGCATCTTACTTTATCTCCCCCAACATGGTATAGATCGGCCAAAGTACCGAGATGATGATCAAGATCAAGATCGCACTCACAAAGATGAGGAGGACAGGTTCGATCAGGGAAACCAACTTCTTGAGACTCCTGTCGATCTCCTCTTCATATTGCGCCCCCAGTTCCTTTAATACCTCGTCCAATGTACCTGTCGTCTCCCCCACACTGATTGCCCTCTGAAACAAGGGGGGAAAGACGCCTATCCTCTTGACGGCGTTGGAGAGGGATTCCCCCTCCAGAACCAAACCCCTCAATTGTTCTACCTTTTGTTCAAAATACTTATTGTTCACAACTTCCTTCATCAGGGTAAGTACTTGATAGATCTGAATACCTGCCCTATATAGCATCTCCAGATAATGGAGGAACCTCGTTAAAATCAAATTTGCAAAAAGTGAACCAAGATATGGAAGCCGCAACTTAAAGCGATCCCAAAAGAGGCGCATCCGGGCAGAATATCCGCTGGCCATGATAGAAATTACAATAAACAGTGCAATAACAACCAAAATATACCAATATTGGATGATGAATTGATTGAAATAGACCAAGATCTTTGTGAAGAGGGGCAAGGGTCTGTTCAGCTCCATGATAAATCTGACCAGCTTGGGGATTACATAGGTGACAAAAATTGTCAAGGCAATAGAGATCAAGCAAAGGACTATGATGGGGTAGGTGAAGGCCTGTTTGACCTTGGATCTCAAGTTCATCATCCACTCCAGGTAATTGGCCAGGTCGTGAAAGATCTGGTCCAGTTTGCCCGACGTCTCTCCAGCACTAACCACAGCCACATAAAACTTAGAGAAGACATGGGGGTGCCGGGCCATGGCCGAGGAAAGGGATTGCCCAGCCTGGACCTCCTTGATCACCATTTCCAAGACATCCCTAAAGGCGGCGTCCTTCGTAGAATCCCTGATATCCAACATTCCTTGAACTACAGGGATGCCGGACCTCACGATGTAATTCATGTGGCGGGAAAACTCTGCTAAGGACTTCTTTTGGACCTTTTTACCCTTGCGGAAAAACCTCCTCTCCAACGAAGCCTTTATCAGGATAAGCCCTCTCTCTTTGAGGACCTGGTAGAGGGTGCGTTCGTCCTCTGCCTCCAGGACCCCCCTGGTCACCTTTCCCCCCTCGTCTAGGGCACGGTAGTGGTAAAGGGACATTTTAGGCCACCCTCAATACCTCTTCCACAGAGGTGACCCCTTGCAGGGCCTTGATCAGACCATCCTGAAACATGGTAATATAGCGCTGTTTCTCCAGGGCCTGCTCCATCTCCTCATCGGTGGCCCCACGGGCGATGAGGTTAAAGATCTCCTTGTCTACCTCAAAGATCTCGGAGACAGCAGTTCTGCCTATATATCCGGTTTGGTTGCACCTCTTACACCCCTCCCCCCTGTATAAAGGCCATTGAGCGGGTAATTTAATCTTTCCGTTCAATGCACCCTCAACAAGCTCCCTCTCCTCATCCGTAGGGGAATAGCTCTTTTTACAATCGGGGCATATCACCCTCACCAGCCTCTGAGCCAACACGCCAATTACAGCGGAGGCCAGCACATAGGGGCTGGCTCCAAGATAGAGAAGGCGGGAGATGGCCCCAACGGCCGAATTGGTGTGCAGCGTGGTCAGCACTAAGTGACCTGTCAAGGCGGCATGCATGGCCACCTCCATGGTCTCCTCATCCCTTATCTCCCCTACCAGGACTACATCGGGGTCTTGCCTCAAGATCGACCTCAAACCCTTAGCAAAGGTGAGCCCGATACGGGGATTGACCTGAGATTGTCTCACAAAGAGGAGCTCATACTCGATAGGGTCCTCCACAGTCATGATATTTATCTGGGTTGAGTTGATCTCGCTCAGGGCCGCATATAGGGTGGTGGTCTTGCCGCAGCCCGTGGGACCGGTGACGAGGATAATCCCCTGGTTCCCCTTGATCAATTTTCGGAAGAGCTTCATCTGTCGCTCCGAAAAGCCCAATCCATCGATACGTGTAACGAGTTTTTCCCTATCCAAGATACGGAGAACCGCATTCTCCCCATACGAGGTGGGATAGAAGGAGAGCCGCAGATCCAATACACGACCACCAAAGCGAAAGTCCGCCCTTCCATCTTGCGGGAGGCGGGATTCAGAGATGTCAAGATCGGCCATCACCTTGATGCGGGATATTACGCTCCTCTCCAAGGCCTTCGGAAGGAGTTGTCTCACATATAAGACACCATCT contains these protein-coding regions:
- the tadA gene encoding Flp pilus assembly complex ATPase component TadA, encoding MEKKPGKRLGEKLLKRGLITPEQLRIGLEIQKSTGVLLGEILVDSGFLSQKELGSVLSEDVGVTHLSSLADVIPDPAALKMVPKEIAQRHRVAPLLIEDNELTVAVVDPFDVVTVDTLRRLTGKMIKTLVAPETEILKIIDIWYVEGVDLFEDIVKKAVSSVGALGEGIISEEAPLVKLVNYLIVNGVKERATDIHIEPEKNTVVVRYRIDGVLYVRQLLPKALERSVISRIKVMADLDISESRLPQDGRADFRFGGRVLDLRLSFYPTSYGENAVLRILDREKLVTRIDGLGFSERQMKLFRKLIKGNQGIILVTGPTGCGKTTTLYAALSEINSTQINIMTVEDPIEYELLFVRQSQVNPRIGLTFAKGLRSILRQDPDVVLVGEIRDEETMEVAMHAALTGHLVLTTLHTNSAVGAISRLLYLGASPYVLASAVIGVLAQRLVRVICPDCKKSYSPTDEERELVEGALNGKIKLPAQWPLYRGEGCKRCNQTGYIGRTAVSEIFEVDKEIFNLIARGATDEEMEQALEKQRYITMFQDGLIKALQGVTSVEEVLRVA
- a CDS encoding type II secretion system F family protein codes for the protein MSLYHYRALDEGGKVTRGVLEAEDERTLYQVLKERGLILIKASLERRFFRKGKKVQKKSLAEFSRHMNYIVRSGIPVVQGMLDIRDSTKDAAFRDVLEMVIKEVQAGQSLSSAMARHPHVFSKFYVAVVSAGETSGKLDQIFHDLANYLEWMMNLRSKVKQAFTYPIIVLCLISIALTIFVTYVIPKLVRFIMELNRPLPLFTKILVYFNQFIIQYWYILVVIALFIVISIMASGYSARMRLFWDRFKLRLPYLGSLFANLILTRFLHYLEMLYRAGIQIYQVLTLMKEVVNNKYFEQKVEQLRGLVLEGESLSNAVKRIGVFPPLFQRAISVGETTGTLDEVLKELGAQYEEEIDRSLKKLVSLIEPVLLIFVSAILILIIISVLWPIYTMLGEIK